TTCTCACGAGAGCTTCCACCACGTACAGGCCCAGGCCGGTCCCCTGGGCCTTCGTCGTGACGAAGGGTTCGAAGGCCCGGCCTCGCACCTCCTGAGCCAGGCCGGGCCCGTCGTCCTCCACGACCAGCATCGGCTCTCCCCCGGTGCTCATTTCGAAGCGCGCCCAGATGCGACCGCCGTCGGCCCGCACCGCATCCAGCGCATTGAACAGGAGGTTGACGGTGACCTGGACCAGGGATTGGGCGTCTCCGAGCACGACGGGTCCGCTTTCCGCGCCCTGGGCCTCCAGGGCCACTCCCTTTCGCTCCGCCGCCGGTTTCACGAGGGAAATCGCGGCGGCCAGCCATTCCCGCGGCTCCACGGGGCGGTCGGGACCCGGGGCGCCGCGGGTGGCGGAGGCAAAATCCCGAAGGACCCGTTGGGCCGCGCGCAGGTAACCCCGAAGGACCTCGGCGTCCTCCCGGCTGGGGGGGCGCGCTTCGAGGGAAAGGGCGTCCAGCCTCAATACCGCCGGATTCAGGGCGTTGTTGATCTCGTGGGAGAGGGCCGCCCCGAGCCTTTCCAGGAGCGCCAGGCGCTGGACCCGCAAGAGCTGCTCCTGCTGGTCGCGGATCCTGAGCGTCATCCGCTCGAACACTTCCGCAAGTTGCGCCGGCTCGTCAAAGTGCCTGGAAGCCTCCCCCTCTCCTTCGGTCCCGGCCCATCCCTCCATTCGCGCCGCCAGGTCGGCCACGGGGCGGACCACATCCAGGCGGAGGGCCCGGATCAACAGAGACCAGCCCGCCACGAGGAAGCAGACGAAGACCCCCAGCAGGACGATCAGGGCCGCCAGGCTCCAGCGAAAGGTGGCCGCCGTTTCCGCCGCGAGCGAGGCCAGCCGGCGCTGGTCCATGAGGAGTTCGGCGCGCCCCCATCTCTTGGCATGAACGTAGAGGGGAAGGGACACCAGGACGCGGTCGCCAGGAAGGTCCACGACGGGCTCCTGTTCCGGCGAAGCGCTCCCCCACGCCCAGCGCTCTCCGGCCTCCACCTCGATGATCCCGCCGGCGGAGGAGAGCCGGACCCCCCGCAAGTGTTCGGAGAAGGAAATGCGGGCCGACAGATCCTCCCGGAGCGACCGCTGGGTGGCCTCCACTTCTTCCCGGTAGCACTGCGCCCGGGCGGCCTCCACATCGGGGAGGGCCGCGGGAATCCCCGCCTCCGACGCCATCTCCCAGACGCGCGTGTCGGGAAGCGACGGGTGAGCCCGGACCAAGTCCACGAGATCCGGGTTGGGAGCCGCCCCCTGCGGGACACGCAGCTCGAGCAACCGGGATTCCAGCAGGTGGACCTTGAGGACGGATGGATCGGCCGCCAGGTCGTACAGAAGGGTCCGCGCCACCGCCAGCCCTTCAGAGCGGGCGTATCGGCCTACCTCCTCGCGGATCTGCTGGACCTGGCGCTGCCAGGCCGTGACCACCAGCGCCAGCGTCACGGCCGCCGCGACGGCCACAATGGCCAGCCCTCCGCCGGCCCTCCGTCGCAGGCGAGACTCGAGGCCGCCGCCTCCCGCCCCCTTAGACCTCACGGAGCCGCCTCGTGCGCGATTCGGGCCTGCGCCCGGCGAAGCGCCTCCTCCGCGGAGAACTCCGCGTCCAGCGCATCCATCAGCGCCCCCTCGAGGATCTCCTGGCCGCGCGGCCCGAGGTCCGGAGGCGCCACGAGCCGCGTTCGCGAAAGGGCGCGCTCGGCCTCGACATTCTGGGCGGGAAGGCCGGCCGCGGCGGGAAGATGGCCCGCCAGCGCGAGGGTCTCCTGCACGGCGGGCCCCAGGAGCGCCACACCGTCCCGGGGCGCGACCACGGAGGAAGGACACGCCCACACGTACCCGCCGTACAAGGTCCGGGCGGTTTCCCCGCGGTGGGGCGCTTCGGTCACGCGGCACGAGACTCCGGCGGACCGAGCCCGGGCGACGAGATCCTTGACCTCCGAAGCCCACACGAAGACCCCTTTCCGGCGTCCCTCCAGGAACGCGTCCACGGCCTCCTGCGGGTCCGGCGGGGGCTCGAGGCCGTGCCGCTGAAGAAAGGCCAGCGCGCGAATTTGCGGAGCCCCGTACACGGCTTCACCAGGAAGGTCCGAGACGCCCTCCCCGTGGGCGAGGGCCCAGAAGAGCTCGAGTGGCGGAACGGTGGATCCCAAGGTCGGCTCCCCTTCTCCATGGAAAGCCCGTGCCCCAGCCCAGCGGTCCAGAGCCTCCAGCGTCATGCGTTCCGGCACCCCGTCCTCTTCTCGCGATGCGAACGCGACCGCGTCCACGGTCAGGGGCAGGGCGAGCCACCGGCCGTTCTGGACCGGCACGCACGCGCCGAGGCCCTCTCGAAGGGCTCCCGCCGCCACGGGCTCCACGGGCCGCAGCCAGGGCCTGAGCACGGAGAGGGACGAGGCCCGCAGAACATAGCCGTCGTAGGCCGTAGACCCGCTTGAAAACAGCAGGACCTCGAGGTCCCGCGCCCGGGCGCTCGGAGTGAGGGGCGCGAAGGTCCATCCGAGGCGGCCATGCGCCGACGCCGCCTCCAGCGTGCGCGTGAGGCCCGCTGGCGTCGCCACCCGCGGAATCTGCGGCGGCCCGGCCTGGCGCGGCCCGCACGAGGCGGCCAAGAGGGCGGTCGTGAGGGCCCAGGCCCCTCTTCTCCCGTTCATGCGTTCATCCTACCGCAAGCGAATGACCTTGCGAAAAGGGGGTGGAAAAAGAGCGAGGGCGGGCCGAAGCCCGCCCTCCGAGAAGCGCTTTCCCAGGCTGTGGTTACCTGGTGAACTGATAGGGGTTGGAGACGCCGGTGTCGGGGTTCGTGACCACGATGGTGACGGGCACGCCCTTGGGGCAGAGGCTCTTGGCGTTGAGCAGCTTGATCTTTCCGCTGCTCACGAAATTCACCGTGACGCCCGTGCCGTTGATGGTCGCCGTGCAGCCGCTCTGGAAGTTCGTCCCGTAGAGCACGATCCGGAAGGGCTCCGTGAGCTTCTTCGAGGACAGGATCTGCGGCGGAACGGGCTTCACGATGACCGTGAGGTTCTGGGTGGTGGTGTTGCTGGCGAGCAGGTTGTCGGTCACGGTCACGGTCACGTTCTTGGTGCCGATCGTGGTGTAGGTCTTGTTGGCCGTGGCGCCCGTGCCGGTCGTGCCGTCGCCGAAGGTCCAGGCGATGGTGTAGTTGCCGCTGCCGCCCGAAGCGAGGGCCGTGAAGGTCACGGAGTTGCCGAGGATCACGGTGCTGGGCGTGGCGGAGGCCGCGACGGTCACCGGGCTGAGGACGCGGATGACCACGTCGTTGCNNNNNNNNNNNNNNNNNNNNNNNNNNNNNNNNNNNNNNNNNNNNNNNNNNNNNNNNNNNNNNNNNNNNNNNNNNNNNNNNNNNNNNNNNNNNNNNNNNNNAGAAGTTCACGGTGAGGGGGGCGAGGCCCGAGGTGCCGATGACGCCGTTGATGAGGGTCTGGGTCGTCACGGTGAGGGCCGGCGTGTCGAGGACCTGGACCGTCACGGTGTTGCTGGCCAGCGACGCGGTGCAGACGTCGGACAGGTTGCAGACCACCGTCCAGGTTCCGGTCTTCTCGAAGGTGAAGGTGAACTGGTAGGGCGAGGTGGCGTTCGTCACCGTCCGGGTGGTGACCTCGGGGGTGATGAAGTTGCCGTCCTTGTCCTTGATGCGGGTCAGGGTGTAGGTCAGCGTGATGGGCGCGCTACCGTCGTTCCAGGTCGTCGTGAAGGTGTCGTCGAGGGGGATGTAATCCGACGTCGAGGTGGGCACGATCACGAGGTTCGAGGCCGCCACGTCCACGTGGATGTCGCCGCTGGCGATCAGGCACTCGTAGGGGTTGTAGATGCCCGAGCGGGCGTACAGGTACCAGGAGTAGACCGTGCTGCTGGTGGCGGTGAAGATGTGGCTCGGGGTGGCCGAGGCGCCCCAGCCGGTGTCCCAGCCGTCGGTCGCCGTCCAGCGAAGCTGGAGGTTGGTGCCGGGCTGGCCGCCGCCGGTCACGTTGGAGGTGAAGTCAACCCACAGCGGGGAGCAGCCCACCGTCGGGGAGGCCGAGGCCGTGCCGGCGAAGGGCTGAACCACCGTCACGTGGAAGATGACGTTGGCCGTGTTGGCCGTGCCCGTGCAGTTCGGCACCGCGCTGTCCGTCACGGTCAGCTGGGCGTCGTACTCGCCGGGGGCGGCGTAGGTGTGGGTGATGGGGCCGGGGTTCGTGAAGGGACCGTGGCTCGTGCCGTCACCGAAGTTCCACACGTAGTAGTAGCCGGGGATCCCGCCGAAGACGCTGGCCGAGGCGTTGAAGGTCACGGCCATGGAGCCGCACGCCTGCTCCCAGGAGGGGGCGCTGACGGTCAGCGGGTTGTAAATCGTGAAGGTGATGGTCCGGGTCAGCACCGTGTCGTTCACGCAGAAGCCGGTGTCGGTGAGCGTGAAGGTGGCGGTGAAGGTCCGGTAGGACTCGGAGCCCAGGTAGAAGTTCTCGATAAAGGGCGGGATGGGCGCCGGGGAGACCACGGAGCCGCTGAAGGTGTCCGGATCGTCGCCGGCCCAGTTGTTGTTGTAGGTCCAGGTGTAGTTCACGGTGTGGCCGGCGTAGGCCGTGTAGGTCGCGCCGAGGGCCACGGCCAGCGGGTTCACGCCGAGGTTCGGGATCTCCACGCCGAAGCCATTCGTGTTGCAATTCAGGCCGTTCACGGTGACGGCGGCGGTGGGCTCGGGCACCACGTTGAAGGGACCGTAGGTGGCCGAGTTGGTCACCGCGCAGTTGCCGCTGTCGGTGACGTAGGCGCGCACCGTGTAGGTGCCGGCCGCGGCGTAGGCGTGGCTGAAGGTCGCCGGCCCGCTCTGAGAGAGGGTGGCCGTGGAGCCGTCGCCGAAGTCGATGGAGTAGAGGTACGGCGCGATGCCGCCCGTGGGCGTCACGGTGAAGGTGATGGTCTCGCC
The sequence above is a segment of the Acidobacteriota bacterium genome. Coding sequences within it:
- a CDS encoding PKD domain-containing protein, with the translated sequence NDVVIRVLSPVTVAASATPSTVILGNSVTFTALASGGSGNYTIAWTFGDGTTGTGATANKTYTTIGTKNVTVTVTDNLLASNTTTQNLTVIVKPVPPQILSSKKLTEPFRIVLYGTNFQSGCTATINGTGVTVNFVSSGKIKLLNAKSLCPKGVPVTIVVTNPDTGVSNPYQFTR
- a CDS encoding HAMP domain-containing sensor histidine kinase; translation: MRSKGAGGGGLESRLRRRAGGGLAIVAVAAAVTLALVVTAWQRQVQQIREEVGRYARSEGLAVARTLLYDLAADPSVLKVHLLESRLLELRVPQGAAPNPDLVDLVRAHPSLPDTRVWEMASEAGIPAALPDVEAARAQCYREEVEATQRSLREDLSARISFSEHLRGVRLSSAGGIIEVEAGERWAWGSASPEQEPVVDLPGDRVLVSLPLYVHAKRWGRAELLMDQRRLASLAAETAATFRWSLAALIVLLGVFVCFLVAGWSLLIRALRLDVVRPVADLAARMEGWAGTEGEGEASRHFDEPAQLAEVFERMTLRIRDQQEQLLRVQRLALLERLGAALSHEINNALNPAVLRLDALSLEARPPSREDAEVLRGYLRAAQRVLRDFASATRGAPGPDRPVEPREWLAAAISLVKPAAERKGVALEAQGAESGPVVLGDAQSLVQVTVNLLFNALDAVRADGGRIWARFEMSTGGEPMLVVEDDGPGLAQEVRGRAFEPFVTTKAQGTGLGLYVVEALVRRMGGRVEIGDRAQGGTSVRVTLRPVDTGGGDR